The window GGATCACGAACAGCGGAGTCGCGTCGGCTGAGCCGTAGTACGGGGTGTGCGGCTGCTCCTCGAAGGCCGCCGACTCGCCGTACCGGAACTCGTGCAGGATCTTGCCGGGCTCCTCCTCCCGCAGATCGTCGAGGCTGCCGCCCTGCAACGAGCCGAGCAGCCGCAGCACCGGGGGAGTGAGCCGGGGCAGGAACGGCATGGTCTGCAGGCTGATGAAGATGCTGTCCCTGCCGAACAGCGTCATGAACCAGGGCAGTCCGGCGGTCGGAATCGGCCCGGTGGCGGTCAGCGAGGCGTACCGCATGGCGGCGAGGTCGATCAGGCTCCGCTCGTACGCCGTGGTGAGGTTGGGGTTGTCGGCGAGCAGTTGCGGTGCCCGGTCGATCCAGTGCTCCAGTTCCTGGCGCACCTGCGGTCGGGCCCGGCGTCGGTAGGCTCCCCAGATGGTCGGCGACGCGGTGTCACCGCCGTTGATCACCGGTTCCACCCGGAGTTCGGTCTGCCACTGACCGCGCGGCTCCAGGGTGACGTCGAACGTCATGCCGTCGTCGTCGATCCGGGCCGGGAGCGTGCTGGAGATGACGGTGTCCCGCTGGAAGGTCTCCCGCCGGTAGCTGTACCGCAGCCGACCGTCGTCGTGGTGGACCGACTTCGTGCCGCGCTTGTGCTGGACGTCCTTGATCTCGAACAGGTCCGCGAAGTCGGTGTCCATGTCGACTCGCAGGGTCAGGGTTGCCGGCGCGATGTCGTGGTTGAGCACGGTGAGCCGTTCGACGAACGCCGCGCCGATCGACTGCTCCCGGATGACGGACAGCTTGGCGTCGATGTAGTGGGTGGGCCGGCCGGGCACGAGGAAGAACCGGGTCTCGAAGAAGTGCAGGTCGTCCTGGGACAGCGCGTTCAACCGGTGGCCGTCGATCCGGAGCACCCAGGTGGACAGGAAGCGCGTGTCGAACGAGAACAGGCCGGTCGGCAGGTCCGGTGAGGCGGTGACGTCACCGCGCTCGTCAGTCACCACGAAGGTGTTCCCGTCCAGGATGCTGACGGTCTTCTCGTTCATTTTCGGCGGCCTCCCTCCGGGTGAAGTCCCTTGGATGCAGCCCGGCCGGGACACTGCCGAACAGGACCCGGCAGAGCTGGTCCGCGAGCCCCAGGTCTCCCTCGACGACGACCGCGTTACGGAACAGCAGGGGGATGAACCGGTCCTCGCCCCGGGCCAACCGGTCGAAGCGGACCCGTTCGCTGCGGACGATCGAATCCGGCTCGGGCCCTGTCGACGACACCTGGACCTTCCCCGTTTCCAGGGTGACAAACCAGTGCGTCGTCCTGGTCTCCTCGTGTACGTCGAAGCGAACGGTGCCACGCAGCCGGGGTGGCAGCCGGGTCAGGACCGAGCTTGCGTCGCTGGCCAGCTGATCCAGCGCGTCTTCGACCGTGTCGACCATCCGGTCCCACCTCCGCACGCCGTGTGACGTTTCCGGTGCACCGTAGGCCGGGTCGCGGCCGGCCCGCATCACCCGCGTCGGGTGAGCTGCCCGGGGATCAGCCGGCCGGGGGATCAGCCGGCCGCGGGTGACTCTGCGGTGGACAGCAGGTCGACGAAGCGCCGGGTGTCGACGTTGCCGCCGGAGACGATCACGCCGGTCCGCCGTGGAGTCGGCACCGGTCGTCCCGCCAACAGGGCGGCCAGCCCGGTCGCGCCGCTGGGCTCGACGACGATCTTCATCCGGTCGAAGGCGAACCGCATCGCCGCCCGGATCTCGTCGTCGTCGACCAGGACGACGTCGTCGAGCAGCCGCTGGTTCACCGAGAAGGTCAGCTCGCCCGGCGTTTCGGCGGCCTGCCCGTCGGCGATCGTGCGCGGCACCGGGATGGTGACCCGCCGGCCGGCGGCCAGCGACCGCAATGTGTCGTCGCCGGCCGACGGTTCGACGCCGATCACCCGGATCCGGGGCTGCAGCCCTTTCGCCGCGATCGAGGTGCCCGCTGCCAGACCGCCGCCGCCGACCGGCACCAGCAGCGCGTCGAGCGGGCCGACCTCTTCGACCAGTTCGAGGGCTGCGGTGCCCTGCCCGGCGATGACGTGCGGGTGATCGTACGGCGGGACCAGGGTGAGCCCGCGTTCGGCGGCCAGCGCCGTACCGATGGCGACCCGGTCACCGGTGTACCGGTCGTAGGTGATGATCTCGGCCCCGTAGCCGCGGACCGCCGCCGTCTTGGCCGCCGGGGTGTCCTGCGGCATGACGATCACTGCGGTGCTGCCCAACTCCCGGGCGGCCAGCGCGACGGCCTGGGCATGGTTGCCGGACGAGTACGCGGCGATGCCCCGGGCCAGCTGGGCCGGTGACAGCCGGGAGATCGTGTTGTAGGCGCCACGGAACTTGAACGCACCGACGCGTTGCAGGTTCTCGCACTTGACGAAGACCTCGGCGCCGACCATGGCGTCCAGAGTGCGCGAGCGCAGCACGGGGGTGCGGTGCGCGGCGCCGGCTATCCGCGCGGCCGCGTCGCGGACGTCGGGCAAGGTGACCGGTGTCGAGTCCGTCAAGGTGCTTCCTCCCGGGGCGCTCATCTGACAGAGTTCCATACAGCGGCCGGGCGAGTCGCAGCCGGCCGGCTGGTGTCCATGCCGCATTGTCCGGGCGCGGCCGACACCGCCGACCCGTAGCGCGACGGTGCCGCTGACGGTGTTGCGCGCGGTGTCCGGATCTGCCCCGGATCTTTTCCGAAAATTTCGGTACCTCTGGTCTCGGCGCCGGGTGCCGGTACCGTGCTGCCATGCTCCGGTTCGCTGGTCAAGCAGCGGGTCGACCGGCATCGGTCTTGGTCGTTGAGTTACCGGAATTTTTCCGTTAACATCGCTCAACAGCACTTCGACCAACGTCGATGTGTGGCCGAGGTGTACCTGCCGGCCGCACTCCGCACCGAGAGGCATCCATCACCATGACCCATCAATCCGCCAGCAGACCGAGGAGAAGGGGACCGCGGGCCGCGTTGGCCTCCGCCACGGTGGTCGCCCTCGCCGCCGGTACCGCGCTGCTGTACGCGACCTCCGCCAGCGCCGCCGAGTCCACGCTCGGCGCGGCCGCAGAGCAGTCCGGCCGGTACTTCGGTGCCGCCGTCGCGGCCAACAAGCTCAGCGACTCGACGTACGTGAACATCCTCAACCGGGAGTTCAACAGCGTCACCGCCGAGAACGAGATGAAACTCGACGCCACCGAGCCGCAGCAGGGCCAGTTCAACTTCAGCAACGGCGACCGGATCGTCAACCACGCGATCTCCCGCGGCATGGCCGTCCGCGGCCACACCCTGGCCTGGCACTCCCAGCAACCCGGCTGGATGCAGCAGATGGAAGGCGCCCCACTGCGCCAGGCCATGCTCAACCACGTCACCCAGGTCGCCTCCTACTACCGCGGCAAGATTCACTCCTGGGACGTCGTCAACGAGGCCTTCGCCGACGGCGGTACCGGCGCCCGCCGCGACTCCAACCTGCAGCGCACCGGCAACGACTGGATCGAGGCGGCGTTCCGGGCCGCCCGGGCCGCCGACCCCGGTGCCAAGCTCTGCTACAACGACTACAACATCGACAACTGGTCCTGGGCCAAGACCCAGGCCGCCTACAACCTGGTGCGCGACTTCAAGCAGCGGGGGGTGCCGATCGACTGCATCGGCCTGCAGTCACACTTCAACAGCGGCTCGCCGTACCCGTCGAACTACCGCACCACGCTGTCCAGCTTCGCCGCCCTCGGCGTCGACGTGCAGATCACCGAACTCGACATCGAAGGCTCCGGCAGCACCCAGGCCAACACCTACCGCAACGTGGTGCAGGACTGCCTCGCGGTGTCCCGCTGCACCGGCATCACCACCTGGGGCATCCGGGACTGCGACTCGTGGCGCAGCGGCGGCACTCCGCTGCTGTTCGAGTGCAACGGCAACAAGAAGCAGGCGTACGACTCGACCCTCGCCGCGCTGAACGCCGGCGGCACCCCGCCGCCCACCACGGCGCCGCCGCCGACCACGGCCCCGCCGACCACGGCCCCGCCGCCCACCACGGCGCCACCGACTTCGCAGCCGCCGGGCGGTGGCAACTGCTCGGCCTCGGTGATTTCGCTCGACCAGTGGCCAGGTGGCTTCGTGGCGAATGTGCGGGTGACCGCCGGGTCCGCCTCGACCAGCAGCTGGACGGTCACCATGACCCTGCCGTCCGGGGCGGCGGTCACCAACGCGTGGAACTCGCAGGCCAGCGGTAGCAGCGGCACGGTGAGCTTCAGCAACGCACCGTGGAACGGCCAGATCGGTGCCGGACAGTCGACCCAGTTCGGCTTCCAGGGCACCGGCACCGGCAGCGGGATGACCCCGACCTGCAGCGCCGGCTGACGGCACCAACCCCAGGACGGGGCCGGTATGCGGGAGACCCCCGCGTACCGGCCCCGTCCGGCGTGCGGGGGCTCGGATCGGGTGCGGCCGGCGGCCCGGCGACACCCCGGTACCGGCCCGGCGCGGCGCTGTCGGTGGCTGCGGTTACGCTCGTCGGACGGTGGCCCGCAGGCCACCGTCGTTGCCCCGCCGGTCGGTCCTGCCCGTCGGCGAGGTGGGGCACCGTTGGCCGGCACCGGGAGTTCGACGCGTTGACTGCACAATCTGAGACGCTGTACGGAGCAGACGACCTCACCCACCTGGAAGGGCTGGAGGCCGTCCGCAAGCGGCCCGGCATGTACATCGGCTCCACCGACAGCCGGGGCGTCGGCCATCTGCTCAACGAGATCCTCGACAACTCCACCGACGAGGGCGTCGCCGGCCACGCCAGCCGGGTCGAGGTGACCCTGCACGCCGACGGTTCGGTCCAGGTCGACGACGACGGCCGGGGCATCCCGACCGACGTACACACCCGGTCCGGGCTGTCCGGGGTCGAGCTGGTGCTGACCCGGCTGCACGCCGGCGGCAAGTTCGGCGGCTCCGGTTACAAGGCGTCCGGCGGCCTGCACGGTGTCGGCGCGTCGGCGGTGAACGCGCTCTCGCTGCGGTTCGACGTACGGGTCAAGCGGGCCGGCCGGGTGTCGGAGATGTCGTTCCAGCGTGGCGTCCCGGGGGTCTTCGACGGCCCCGGTCCGGCCGCCGGCTTCACCGGGCAGTCGGGGCTGCGGGCGGTCGGCCGGATGAAGCGCGGCGAGGCCACCGGCACCTCCATCCGCTACTGGTACGACGCCCGCTACTTCGACGCCGGCGCCGCACTCGACGTGGCGGCCGTACGGACCCGACTGCGCAACACCGCCTTCCTGGTACCTGGGGTCACCTACGTGCTGCGCGACGCCACCTCCGGTGAACCGGTCGAGGAGGTGTACCACCATCCCCGGGGCCTGGTCGAGATGGTGGAGTTCCTCACCCCGAGCGGGGACCGACCGGTCAGCGGCACCCTGTTCATCACCGGCACCGGCACCTACAAGGAGAACGCCGCCGACGCCAACGGCGTGATGCAGTCCGACGTCGAGCGTCGGGCCGAGGTGGAGGTCGCCCTTGGCTGGGGCACCGGCTACGAGCGGACCGTCGAGTGCTTCACCAACACCATCCGCAACGTGCACGGCGGCACCCACCGGCGGGGGTTCGAACGCGGGGTGACCCGGGCCGTCGTCGACGCGGTACGCAACAGCCGCGGCCTGCTCAAGCCCAAGGAGGATCCGCCGACCGTCGACGACGTGCTCGAAGGCATGACGGCCGTGGTGCACGTGCGGATCCCGGAGCCCCAGTTCACCTCGCAGACCAAGGACGAGCTCTCCACCGCGGGCATCACCCGGGTGGTCCAGACGGTGGTGGAGCGGCACATCAAGTCCTGGGTGGAGGACCGCCGGACCCGTACCGAGGCCCGGACCGTGCTGCAGAAGGTGGTCGACGCGGCCCGGGTCCGGCTCACCCAGAAGCAGCAGAAGGACGCCGCCCGGCGCAAGACCGCCCTGGAAGGGGCGTCCATGCCGCCGAAGCTGGTCGACTGCCGGTCGACCGGCCTGCAGCGCAGCGAGTTGTTCATCGTGGAGGGCGACAGCGCGCTCGGCTCGGCCCGGATGGCCCGGGTCGCCGAGTACCAGGCCCTGCTGCCGATCCGGGGCAAGATCCTCAACGTGCAGAAGGCCAACCTGGCCGACACGTTGCGCAACGCCGAGGTGGCGGCGATCGTCCAGGTCCTCGGGTCCGGCACCGGGCGCACCTTCGACCTGGCCGCCATGCGGTACGGCCGGGTGATCCTGATGGCCGACGCGGACGTGGACGGCTCGCACATCCGGACGTTGCTGATCACCCTGTTCGCCAAGTACCTGCGTCCGGTGATCGAGGCCGGCCGGCTGTACGCGGCGATGCCCCCACTGCACAAGATCACCACCAAGGGCCGGAACGCGGAGACCATCTTCACCTTCACCGAGGCCGAGATGGAGCAGACCGTACGGCGACTGGAGCGGGCCGGGCGACAGGTGGTCACCCCGGTGCCCCGGTTCAAGGGCCTCGGCGAGATGGACGCCGACGAGCTGTGGGAGACGACCATGAATCCGGCGACCCGCTCGGTACGCCGGATCACCCTGGCCGACGCGGAGGTCGCGGACCGCACCCTGGAGTTGCTGATGGGGGAGAAGGTCGAGCCGCGCCGCAACTGGCTGATCGACTCGGCCGGCCGGGTCGACCAGGAGAGCATCGACGCCTGAGCAGGACCCGCTCGATCGAGGAAGCGCTGGAAACGTAGAGATGGCACGCAGCAAGAGCAAGCAGTCCGGGGTCGACCTGTCCGCGTTCGACCAGGCGGGCGCCCGGATCCTGGACAACCCGCTGGAGACCGAGATCCAGGACTCCTACCTGGAGTACGCCTACTCGGTCATCTATGCCCGGGCCCTGCCCGACGCCCGGGACGGGCTCAAACCGGTGCACCGGCGGATCCTCTACTCGATGAGCGAGCAGGGGCACCGCCCCGACCGGGGCTACGTCAAGTCGGCCCGGGTGGTGGGCGATGTGATGGGCAAGTTCCACCCGCACGGCGACACCGCGATCTACGACGCGATGGTCCGGATGGCGCAGCACTTCTCGCTCAACGTGCCGCTGGTCGACGGGCACGGCAACTTCGGATCCCCCGACGACGGTCCGGCGGCCAGCCGCTACACCGAGGCGCGGATGTCCCGCCCGGCGATGCTGCTCGTCGGCGAGCTCGACGAGGAGACCGTCGACTTCAAGCCCAACTACGACGGCTCGCTGACCGAGCCGAAGGTGTTGCCGGCGGCCTTCCCGAACCTGCTGGTCAACGGGGCGTCCGGGATCGCCGTCGGGATGGCGACCAACATGATCCCGCACAATCTCGGTGAGGTTGTCGCGGCCACCCGCTGGCTGATCCGCCATCCCGACGCGAGCCTCGACAAGCTGATGGAGTTCGTCCCCGGCCCGGACCTGCCGACCGGTGGTCTGCTGCTCGGCCTCGACGAGGTGCGGCGCGCGTTCGCCACCGGGCGCGGGGTGGTGCGGATGCGCGCCAAGGTGCAGATCGGCCTGCTCGAGGGCAGCCGTGGGCGGCAGGCGATCACGGTGACCGAGCTGCCCTACGGGGTGGGCACCGAGCGGATCATCGAGAAGATCACCGAAGAGGTCAACAAGACCAAACGGTTGCAGGGCATCGCCGACGTCAAGGACCTGACCGACCGGGAGAACGGCACCCGCCTGGTCATCGAGTGCAAGATCGGGGTCAACCCGCAGGCGTTGCTCGCCGATCTCTACCGGCTGACCCCGATGGAGCAGTCGTTCGGCGTGAACAACCTGGTGCTGGTCGACGGGCAGCCGCGCACGCTCGGGCTGAAGGAGCTGCTGGAAGCCTTCCTGGCCCACCGGTACGACGTCGTCACCCGACGTAGCCTCTACCGACGGAGCCGCCGCCAGGACCGACTGCACCTGGTCGACGGTCTGCTGATCGCCCTGCTCGACATCGACCGGGTGGTGCGGCTGATCCGTGGCAGCGACGACGCGCAGGCGGCGCGGGACGCGCTGATGGCCGAGTTCGGGCTGACCGCCGTGCAGGCCGGCTACATTCTGGACACCCCGCTGCGTCGGCTGACCCGGTTCGACCGGATCGAGCTGGAGGCCGAGCAGGATCGGCTGCGTGGCGAGATCGCCGAGCTGTCGCGGATCCTCGACGACCCGGCGGCGCTGCGGAAGCTGGTCTCCGATGAGCTGGCCAAGGTGGCCAAGCAGT is drawn from Micromonospora sp. Llam0 and contains these coding sequences:
- a CDS encoding glycogen debranching N-terminal domain-containing protein, which codes for MNEKTVSILDGNTFVVTDERGDVTASPDLPTGLFSFDTRFLSTWVLRIDGHRLNALSQDDLHFFETRFFLVPGRPTHYIDAKLSVIREQSIGAAFVERLTVLNHDIAPATLTLRVDMDTDFADLFEIKDVQHKRGTKSVHHDDGRLRYSYRRETFQRDTVISSTLPARIDDDGMTFDVTLEPRGQWQTELRVEPVINGGDTASPTIWGAYRRRARPQVRQELEHWIDRAPQLLADNPNLTTAYERSLIDLAAMRYASLTATGPIPTAGLPWFMTLFGRDSIFISLQTMPFLPRLTPPVLRLLGSLQGGSLDDLREEEPGKILHEFRYGESAAFEEQPHTPYYGSADATPLFVILLDEYERWSGDAELVRGLERQARAALHWIDEYGDLVGNGYVSYWRRNTRNGLENQCWKDSWDAISYRDGRLSALPRATCELQGYAYDAKIRGARLARQFWNDPAYADRLEREAADLKQRFNRDFWVADGEYYALALDPDGTPVDALASNMGHLLWSGIVEPDRAGKVAEHLLGPAMFSGWGVRTLAETEARYNPVGYHVGSVWPFDNSIIAWGLRRYGFREEAARIAEGMVEASGFFDGRLPEAFAGYRRELTGYPVEYPTACSPQGWSAGAVLLLLRTMLDLTPYQDHLGVDPHLPPSIPRIELLDVPGRWGRADALGRRAERHQRQHTGLLARLGRSDNG
- a CDS encoding threo-3-hydroxy-L-aspartate ammonia-lyase; protein product: MTDSTPVTLPDVRDAAARIAGAAHRTPVLRSRTLDAMVGAEVFVKCENLQRVGAFKFRGAYNTISRLSPAQLARGIAAYSSGNHAQAVALAARELGSTAVIVMPQDTPAAKTAAVRGYGAEIITYDRYTGDRVAIGTALAAERGLTLVPPYDHPHVIAGQGTAALELVEEVGPLDALLVPVGGGGLAAGTSIAAKGLQPRIRVIGVEPSAGDDTLRSLAAGRRVTIPVPRTIADGQAAETPGELTFSVNQRLLDDVVLVDDDEIRAAMRFAFDRMKIVVEPSGATGLAALLAGRPVPTPRRTGVIVSGGNVDTRRFVDLLSTAESPAAG
- a CDS encoding SCP2 sterol-binding domain-containing protein — translated: MVDTVEDALDQLASDASSVLTRLPPRLRGTVRFDVHEETRTTHWFVTLETGKVQVSSTGPEPDSIVRSERVRFDRLARGEDRFIPLLFRNAVVVEGDLGLADQLCRVLFGSVPAGLHPRDFTRREAAENEREDRQHPGREHLRGD
- a CDS encoding DNA topoisomerase (ATP-hydrolyzing) subunit A, producing MARSKSKQSGVDLSAFDQAGARILDNPLETEIQDSYLEYAYSVIYARALPDARDGLKPVHRRILYSMSEQGHRPDRGYVKSARVVGDVMGKFHPHGDTAIYDAMVRMAQHFSLNVPLVDGHGNFGSPDDGPAASRYTEARMSRPAMLLVGELDEETVDFKPNYDGSLTEPKVLPAAFPNLLVNGASGIAVGMATNMIPHNLGEVVAATRWLIRHPDASLDKLMEFVPGPDLPTGGLLLGLDEVRRAFATGRGVVRMRAKVQIGLLEGSRGRQAITVTELPYGVGTERIIEKITEEVNKTKRLQGIADVKDLTDRENGTRLVIECKIGVNPQALLADLYRLTPMEQSFGVNNLVLVDGQPRTLGLKELLEAFLAHRYDVVTRRSLYRRSRRQDRLHLVDGLLIALLDIDRVVRLIRGSDDAQAARDALMAEFGLTAVQAGYILDTPLRRLTRFDRIELEAEQDRLRGEIAELSRILDDPAALRKLVSDELAKVAKQFATPRRTTLVDGDLKEVLAASVPAGPLEVADDPCQVILSATGLVARTVAESEESVEDARRNSRARHDAVQAVVPATARGQVLLITSTGRAVRTDVLPLPVLPQRSGTVSLSGGMPVAELLPLSAGEQVVGLAPATQRDTPGLALGTRHGVVKVCAPDWPVRADEFEVIGLRDGDEVVGASWLTDGTESLVFVTTDASLLRFAAKLVRPQGLKGGGMAGINLAADARVLFFAAVRTDDPAHGEPMVVTSTGPNVKVTPFAEYPAKGRATGGVRVQRFLKGESGLELAWVGSRPVGATRSGESVALPQLDPRRDSSGTPVMLAPQVVGHLLERG
- a CDS encoding type IIA DNA topoisomerase subunit B; translation: MTAQSETLYGADDLTHLEGLEAVRKRPGMYIGSTDSRGVGHLLNEILDNSTDEGVAGHASRVEVTLHADGSVQVDDDGRGIPTDVHTRSGLSGVELVLTRLHAGGKFGGSGYKASGGLHGVGASAVNALSLRFDVRVKRAGRVSEMSFQRGVPGVFDGPGPAAGFTGQSGLRAVGRMKRGEATGTSIRYWYDARYFDAGAALDVAAVRTRLRNTAFLVPGVTYVLRDATSGEPVEEVYHHPRGLVEMVEFLTPSGDRPVSGTLFITGTGTYKENAADANGVMQSDVERRAEVEVALGWGTGYERTVECFTNTIRNVHGGTHRRGFERGVTRAVVDAVRNSRGLLKPKEDPPTVDDVLEGMTAVVHVRIPEPQFTSQTKDELSTAGITRVVQTVVERHIKSWVEDRRTRTEARTVLQKVVDAARVRLTQKQQKDAARRKTALEGASMPPKLVDCRSTGLQRSELFIVEGDSALGSARMARVAEYQALLPIRGKILNVQKANLADTLRNAEVAAIVQVLGSGTGRTFDLAAMRYGRVILMADADVDGSHIRTLLITLFAKYLRPVIEAGRLYAAMPPLHKITTKGRNAETIFTFTEAEMEQTVRRLERAGRQVVTPVPRFKGLGEMDADELWETTMNPATRSVRRITLADAEVADRTLELLMGEKVEPRRNWLIDSAGRVDQESIDA
- a CDS encoding endo-1,4-beta-xylanase encodes the protein MTHQSASRPRRRGPRAALASATVVALAAGTALLYATSASAAESTLGAAAEQSGRYFGAAVAANKLSDSTYVNILNREFNSVTAENEMKLDATEPQQGQFNFSNGDRIVNHAISRGMAVRGHTLAWHSQQPGWMQQMEGAPLRQAMLNHVTQVASYYRGKIHSWDVVNEAFADGGTGARRDSNLQRTGNDWIEAAFRAARAADPGAKLCYNDYNIDNWSWAKTQAAYNLVRDFKQRGVPIDCIGLQSHFNSGSPYPSNYRTTLSSFAALGVDVQITELDIEGSGSTQANTYRNVVQDCLAVSRCTGITTWGIRDCDSWRSGGTPLLFECNGNKKQAYDSTLAALNAGGTPPPTTAPPPTTAPPTTAPPPTTAPPTSQPPGGGNCSASVISLDQWPGGFVANVRVTAGSASTSSWTVTMTLPSGAAVTNAWNSQASGSSGTVSFSNAPWNGQIGAGQSTQFGFQGTGTGSGMTPTCSAG